The genomic region TGGCACTGCAGGCAAAACTCCGGGCGTCCGCCGAGCTCCGCTCCGGTGCGGCGTCCGAGGACCTGGTAGTCCACGACGCGATGGCCGCGCTGCGCGACAGTGAGCGCGACATCCTGCAATTGGCCTACTGGGACGAGCTGAGCGTGGCTGAGATCGCCGGCGTTCTGCAGTGCAGCGAAGCTGCTGCCAAGGTACGCCTCCACCGTGCCAGGGCCGCCTTCCGCAAGCAAATGCCGGTGTCGAGCAGACAGAACTCGGTCACACAGAAGATGGGTGCATGAAATGGATCCGATCAAAAACCTGATTTCCGGGTCAGACCCGCTTCGCAACGATCCTGCCGCGGTGCCCGACGCCGATGCGGCCCTTTGGCGGGTAACCACCGAGGCCCCGATGTTCACGGACAGCCTGCCGGCGACCGTACTGCGGTTCGAGGACCGGAAACGGCGGCGGGCGCGCGTTGCCGGTGTGCTGGCCTTGGCTGCGGCGGCGGTGACCGCCGGTGTGCTGGTGGCGACGAATCTCGGACCGCTGGCATCGGCTCCCGCTCCGGCGGGCACCGTTGCGCCGTCGACCTCCGAAACGGCCGGGCCGGCAACGCCGACGGCTACGCCTTCCCCGACACGCACGGCGACAGCAACGCCGACGCCAACCCCTACTCCAGCGCCCGCCACGTGGACCACCTTCACGGACGCCACGGGCCAGGCCACATTCGAACACCCCCTGGGGTGGACGGTGTCCCAAACCCCGCAAACAATCGACGGCGGTTCATACAACATCGTCGAGTTGAAGAATGCCGCGGGCAGGACCATGGCCACGCTGCGGCTGGTCTACGACGTCGCGGGTGGCCCGGTCTGCCCGGCCCCGAAGCCGTACCAGACCCTCGACTCGGTGGTCGTGGACATTCCGCAGAAGGCGGCCAAACTCAGGGAACACCCTCAAGGTCCGTCCGCCTTTGTGTTCCGCGTGATCCAGGGAGATAAGGTCTATGGGTCCCTCGCCTTGACTGACGGAGATCTGGCTCCGCAGACCACGACGTGTGG from Arthrobacter globiformis harbors:
- a CDS encoding RNA polymerase sigma factor — protein: MDSERELAFIAVHRDSYPRVYRYVRRRVESPELAEELAADVFRVVWQKWHDQPHADIAWLLTVARNLIGNAYRSRDRLVALQAKLRASAELRSGAASEDLVVHDAMAALRDSERDILQLAYWDELSVAEIAGVLQCSEAAAKVRLHRARAAFRKQMPVSSRQNSVTQKMGA